The proteins below are encoded in one region of Nyctibius grandis isolate bNycGra1 chromosome 7, bNycGra1.pri, whole genome shotgun sequence:
- the LOC137665433 gene encoding zinc finger protein 282-like isoform X2 has translation MAGPRIGRAEAVAVAARLLRLEARLARAERQLRAALALRGRLQALERRLESGGGGGGAPRVPARRGAGGSGGREAARPRAPRVPVNPEDVWVHFGEREWRALRGWQRALHRAVMRSNCRPLLPPEPDAPRRDGQARSEDGNQPCARSCEDGDGRGDPAETRTEDSVILIKQEEELCAAGQQEEEAGEAPEEPCPEQVSCEPEASSQTNKGKEGYGGELPGTEGEDLLRDPDAGFQAYATGGLSWIKQEEEPRCPEGQDLEKEETSTDSSTVHDEDSKRDLPADGFESTACDSEVPARAGEKFSKDPSPGVTWDTQWNSEMMETTTTGTSLGGDAQYDQGLGEHVDFFSAQENGVGKRPCAYNKCERNSSQQEHLQAPQGAQEGEMFPGPTCEKGLSERAFRLLHAQPCASDEKDIGPGAAPASCEGPQLVACTERGQNPAGGTRPRDHDGLGGEEQPSVESEENFPAENVVASPCWDHPQARSEACTRCRQHVAPRGSPASQQQSQGRGKSYICSDCGKSFICHSWLVRHQMTHTGERPYKCSECDKSYRRKDYLLNHQRRHSGEGLFQCPLCRKRFVLRRSFMKHQESHVQETHVALGGWPCTELRGSVMHSI, from the exons ATGGCCGGGCCGCGGATCGGGCGGGCGGAGGCGGTGGCGGTGGCGGCGCGGCTGCTGCGGCTGGAGGCCCGCCTGGCGCGGGCGGAGCGGCAGCTGCGGGCCGCGCTGGCCCTGCGCGGCCGCCTCCAGGCGCTGGAGCGGCGGCTggagagcggcggcggcggcggcggggcccctCGGGTGCCGGcgaggcgcggggcgggcggcagcggcggccggGAGGCAGCGCGGCCCCGGGCTCCGCGGGTGCCCGTGAACCCTGAGGACGTGTGGGTGCACTTCGGCGAGCGGGAGTGGCGGGCGCTGCGCGGCTGGCAGCGGGCCCTGCACCGCGCCGTCATGAGGAGCAACTGCCGCCCGCTGCTCCCCCCCG AGCCGGACGCTCCCAGACGTGATGGCCAGGCCCGGTCGGAAGATGGGAACCAGCCGTGTGCTCGGAGCTGCGAGGATGGGGACGGCAGAGGCGATCCTGCGGAGACCCGCACCG AAGACAGCGTAATCCTTATTAAGCAAGAGGAAGAGCTGTGTGCTGCGGgtcagcaggaggaggaggctggagaaGCTCCTGAAGAGCCCTGCCCGG AGCAAGTGTCTTGTGAGCCTGAGGCTTCAAGTCAGACCAACAAAGGCAAAGAGGGGTATGGAGGGGAGCTGCCTGGCACGGAAGGAGAGGACCTCCTGAGAGACCCCGACGCAG GGTTTCAGGCTTATGCAACTGGTGGTTTATCGTGGATTAAACAAGAGGAGGAGCCGCGCTGCCCAGAAGGGCAAGacttggagaaagaagaaacctCTACAGACTCAAGTACAG TGCACGATGAAGACTCCAAGAGGGACCTTCCGGCAGATGGCTTTGAAAGCACGGCGTGTGACTCCGAGGTACCGGCAAGGGCTGGAGAGAAGTTTTCCAAGGATCCCAGCCCCGGCGTGACGTGGGACACTCAGTGGAATTCAGAAATGATGGAAACAACCACCACTGGGACCAGCCTTGGGGGTGACGCTCAGTACGACCAAGGGTTGGGTGAGCACGTGGATTTCTTTAGCGCTCAGGAGAACGGCGTCGGAAAGAGACCGTGCGCGTACAACAAGTGTGAGAGAAACTCCAGCCAGCAGGAACATCttcaggctccccagggagcccAAGAAGGGGAGATGTTTCCAGGCCCCACGTGTGAGAAGGGTCTCAGCGAAAGGGCGTTCCGCCTGCTGCACGCACAGCCGTGCGCTTCGGATGAGAAGGACATCGGGccgggggctgctcctgcctcctgcGAGGGGCCGCAGCTGGTGGCCTGCACCGAGCGTGGACAAAACCCTGCGGGTGGAACCAGGCCTCGTGACCACGACGGTCTGGGCGGGGAGGAGCAGCCATCTGTGGAAAGCGAGGAGAACTTCCCAGCAGAAAACGTGGTGGCCAGCCCCTGCTGGGATCACCCGCAGGCCAGGTCGGAGGCCTGCACCAGGTGCAGGCAGCACGTAGCGCCCAGGGGCAGCCCGGCGAGCcaacagcagagccagggccGGGGCAAGTCCTACATTTGCAGCGACTGTGGGAAAAGCTTCATTTGCCATTCGTGGCTCGTTAGACACCAGATGACTCACACGGGGGAGAGGCCCTACAAATGCTCTGAGTGTGACAAAAGCTACAGGAGAAAGGATTATCTTCTAAACCACCAGCGCCGGCACTCGGGAGAGGGGCTCTTCCAGTGCCCGCTCTGCAGGAAAAGGTTTGTGCTCCGGAGGAGTTTCATGAAGCATCAGGAAAGTCACGTGCAAGAAACACACGTGGCGTTGGGGGGCTGGCCCTGCACGGAGCTCAGGGGGTCTGTAATGCACTCCATATAG
- the LOC137665433 gene encoding zinc finger protein 282-like isoform X1, with amino-acid sequence MAGPRIGRAEAVAVAARLLRLEARLARAERQLRAALALRGRLQALERRLESGGGGGGAPRVPARRGAGGSGGREAARPRAPRVPVNPEDVWVHFGEREWRALRGWQRALHRAVMRSNCRPLLPPEPDAPRRDGQARSEDGNQPCARSCEDGDGRGDPAETRTEDSVILIKQEEELCAAGQQEEEAGEAPEEPCPAEQVSCEPEASSQTNKGKEGYGGELPGTEGEDLLRDPDAGFQAYATGGLSWIKQEEEPRCPEGQDLEKEETSTDSSTVHDEDSKRDLPADGFESTACDSEVPARAGEKFSKDPSPGVTWDTQWNSEMMETTTTGTSLGGDAQYDQGLGEHVDFFSAQENGVGKRPCAYNKCERNSSQQEHLQAPQGAQEGEMFPGPTCEKGLSERAFRLLHAQPCASDEKDIGPGAAPASCEGPQLVACTERGQNPAGGTRPRDHDGLGGEEQPSVESEENFPAENVVASPCWDHPQARSEACTRCRQHVAPRGSPASQQQSQGRGKSYICSDCGKSFICHSWLVRHQMTHTGERPYKCSECDKSYRRKDYLLNHQRRHSGEGLFQCPLCRKRFVLRRSFMKHQESHVQETHVALGGWPCTELRGSVMHSI; translated from the exons ATGGCCGGGCCGCGGATCGGGCGGGCGGAGGCGGTGGCGGTGGCGGCGCGGCTGCTGCGGCTGGAGGCCCGCCTGGCGCGGGCGGAGCGGCAGCTGCGGGCCGCGCTGGCCCTGCGCGGCCGCCTCCAGGCGCTGGAGCGGCGGCTggagagcggcggcggcggcggcggggcccctCGGGTGCCGGcgaggcgcggggcgggcggcagcggcggccggGAGGCAGCGCGGCCCCGGGCTCCGCGGGTGCCCGTGAACCCTGAGGACGTGTGGGTGCACTTCGGCGAGCGGGAGTGGCGGGCGCTGCGCGGCTGGCAGCGGGCCCTGCACCGCGCCGTCATGAGGAGCAACTGCCGCCCGCTGCTCCCCCCCG AGCCGGACGCTCCCAGACGTGATGGCCAGGCCCGGTCGGAAGATGGGAACCAGCCGTGTGCTCGGAGCTGCGAGGATGGGGACGGCAGAGGCGATCCTGCGGAGACCCGCACCG AAGACAGCGTAATCCTTATTAAGCAAGAGGAAGAGCTGTGTGCTGCGGgtcagcaggaggaggaggctggagaaGCTCCTGAAGAGCCCTGCCCGG CAGAGCAAGTGTCTTGTGAGCCTGAGGCTTCAAGTCAGACCAACAAAGGCAAAGAGGGGTATGGAGGGGAGCTGCCTGGCACGGAAGGAGAGGACCTCCTGAGAGACCCCGACGCAG GGTTTCAGGCTTATGCAACTGGTGGTTTATCGTGGATTAAACAAGAGGAGGAGCCGCGCTGCCCAGAAGGGCAAGacttggagaaagaagaaacctCTACAGACTCAAGTACAG TGCACGATGAAGACTCCAAGAGGGACCTTCCGGCAGATGGCTTTGAAAGCACGGCGTGTGACTCCGAGGTACCGGCAAGGGCTGGAGAGAAGTTTTCCAAGGATCCCAGCCCCGGCGTGACGTGGGACACTCAGTGGAATTCAGAAATGATGGAAACAACCACCACTGGGACCAGCCTTGGGGGTGACGCTCAGTACGACCAAGGGTTGGGTGAGCACGTGGATTTCTTTAGCGCTCAGGAGAACGGCGTCGGAAAGAGACCGTGCGCGTACAACAAGTGTGAGAGAAACTCCAGCCAGCAGGAACATCttcaggctccccagggagcccAAGAAGGGGAGATGTTTCCAGGCCCCACGTGTGAGAAGGGTCTCAGCGAAAGGGCGTTCCGCCTGCTGCACGCACAGCCGTGCGCTTCGGATGAGAAGGACATCGGGccgggggctgctcctgcctcctgcGAGGGGCCGCAGCTGGTGGCCTGCACCGAGCGTGGACAAAACCCTGCGGGTGGAACCAGGCCTCGTGACCACGACGGTCTGGGCGGGGAGGAGCAGCCATCTGTGGAAAGCGAGGAGAACTTCCCAGCAGAAAACGTGGTGGCCAGCCCCTGCTGGGATCACCCGCAGGCCAGGTCGGAGGCCTGCACCAGGTGCAGGCAGCACGTAGCGCCCAGGGGCAGCCCGGCGAGCcaacagcagagccagggccGGGGCAAGTCCTACATTTGCAGCGACTGTGGGAAAAGCTTCATTTGCCATTCGTGGCTCGTTAGACACCAGATGACTCACACGGGGGAGAGGCCCTACAAATGCTCTGAGTGTGACAAAAGCTACAGGAGAAAGGATTATCTTCTAAACCACCAGCGCCGGCACTCGGGAGAGGGGCTCTTCCAGTGCCCGCTCTGCAGGAAAAGGTTTGTGCTCCGGAGGAGTTTCATGAAGCATCAGGAAAGTCACGTGCAAGAAACACACGTGGCGTTGGGGGGCTGGCCCTGCACGGAGCTCAGGGGGTCTGTAATGCACTCCATATAG
- the LOC137665433 gene encoding zinc finger protein 282-like isoform X6, translating into MAGPRIGRAEAVAVAARLLRLEARLARAERQLRAALALRGRLQALERRLESGGGGGGAPRVPARRGAGGSGGREAARPRAPRVPVNPEDVWVHFGEREWRALRGWQRALHRAVMRSNCRPLLPPEPDAPRRDGQARSEDGNQPCARSCEDGDGRGDPAETRTEDSVILIKQEEELCAAGQQEEEAGEAPEEPCPAEQVSCEPEASSQTNKGKEGYGGELPGTEGEDLLRDPDAGFQAYATGGLSWIKQEEEPRCPEGQDLEKEETSTDSSTVHDEDSKRDLPADGFESTACDSEVPARAGEKFSKDPSPGVTWDTQWNSEMMETTTTGTSLGGDAQYDQGLGEHVDFFSAQENGVGKRPCAYNKCERNSSQQEHLQAPQGAQEGEMFPGPTCEKGLSERAFRLLHAQPCASDEKDIGPGAAPASCEGPQLVACTERGQNPAGGTRPRDHDGLGGEEQPSVESEENFPAENVVASPCWDHPQARSEACTRCRQHVAPRGSPASQQQSQGRGKSYICSDCGKSFICHSWLVRHQMTHTGERPYKCSECDKSYRRKDYLLNHQRRHSGEGLFQCPLCRKRGSGWTR; encoded by the exons ATGGCCGGGCCGCGGATCGGGCGGGCGGAGGCGGTGGCGGTGGCGGCGCGGCTGCTGCGGCTGGAGGCCCGCCTGGCGCGGGCGGAGCGGCAGCTGCGGGCCGCGCTGGCCCTGCGCGGCCGCCTCCAGGCGCTGGAGCGGCGGCTggagagcggcggcggcggcggcggggcccctCGGGTGCCGGcgaggcgcggggcgggcggcagcggcggccggGAGGCAGCGCGGCCCCGGGCTCCGCGGGTGCCCGTGAACCCTGAGGACGTGTGGGTGCACTTCGGCGAGCGGGAGTGGCGGGCGCTGCGCGGCTGGCAGCGGGCCCTGCACCGCGCCGTCATGAGGAGCAACTGCCGCCCGCTGCTCCCCCCCG AGCCGGACGCTCCCAGACGTGATGGCCAGGCCCGGTCGGAAGATGGGAACCAGCCGTGTGCTCGGAGCTGCGAGGATGGGGACGGCAGAGGCGATCCTGCGGAGACCCGCACCG AAGACAGCGTAATCCTTATTAAGCAAGAGGAAGAGCTGTGTGCTGCGGgtcagcaggaggaggaggctggagaaGCTCCTGAAGAGCCCTGCCCGG CAGAGCAAGTGTCTTGTGAGCCTGAGGCTTCAAGTCAGACCAACAAAGGCAAAGAGGGGTATGGAGGGGAGCTGCCTGGCACGGAAGGAGAGGACCTCCTGAGAGACCCCGACGCAG GGTTTCAGGCTTATGCAACTGGTGGTTTATCGTGGATTAAACAAGAGGAGGAGCCGCGCTGCCCAGAAGGGCAAGacttggagaaagaagaaacctCTACAGACTCAAGTACAG TGCACGATGAAGACTCCAAGAGGGACCTTCCGGCAGATGGCTTTGAAAGCACGGCGTGTGACTCCGAGGTACCGGCAAGGGCTGGAGAGAAGTTTTCCAAGGATCCCAGCCCCGGCGTGACGTGGGACACTCAGTGGAATTCAGAAATGATGGAAACAACCACCACTGGGACCAGCCTTGGGGGTGACGCTCAGTACGACCAAGGGTTGGGTGAGCACGTGGATTTCTTTAGCGCTCAGGAGAACGGCGTCGGAAAGAGACCGTGCGCGTACAACAAGTGTGAGAGAAACTCCAGCCAGCAGGAACATCttcaggctccccagggagcccAAGAAGGGGAGATGTTTCCAGGCCCCACGTGTGAGAAGGGTCTCAGCGAAAGGGCGTTCCGCCTGCTGCACGCACAGCCGTGCGCTTCGGATGAGAAGGACATCGGGccgggggctgctcctgcctcctgcGAGGGGCCGCAGCTGGTGGCCTGCACCGAGCGTGGACAAAACCCTGCGGGTGGAACCAGGCCTCGTGACCACGACGGTCTGGGCGGGGAGGAGCAGCCATCTGTGGAAAGCGAGGAGAACTTCCCAGCAGAAAACGTGGTGGCCAGCCCCTGCTGGGATCACCCGCAGGCCAGGTCGGAGGCCTGCACCAGGTGCAGGCAGCACGTAGCGCCCAGGGGCAGCCCGGCGAGCcaacagcagagccagggccGGGGCAAGTCCTACATTTGCAGCGACTGTGGGAAAAGCTTCATTTGCCATTCGTGGCTCGTTAGACACCAGATGACTCACACGGGGGAGAGGCCCTACAAATGCTCTGAGTGTGACAAAAGCTACAGGAGAAAGGATTATCTTCTAAACCACCAGCGCCGGCACTCGGGAGAGGGGCTCTTCCAGTGCCCGCTCTGCAGGAAAAG gggcagcggttggactcgatga